The following are encoded in a window of Thiohalobacter sp. IOR34 genomic DNA:
- a CDS encoding chemotaxis protein CheW — protein sequence MNHAPDQPASVQMLDPQQALGAYLDALLQPAVPETAPAEPGDSAVPVNRAAEDGAASEDGPCGTSHADRAAAREDAAAEESRPRPAWAAEEFRCLMFRVAGLNLAVPLALLDDVLPWQDARCRAVAGQGAALIGLREHRGGELRLVDLAAVVLPAERHAALGPADGRRLGKLLLVGGRRWGLACEAIVEVISLSPASVKWRSHAGTRPWLAGTAIDRSCALLDVEALVGLLEGLSA from the coding sequence ATGAATCACGCCCCCGATCAGCCGGCCTCCGTGCAGATGCTGGATCCGCAACAGGCGCTGGGGGCCTATCTCGATGCCCTGTTGCAGCCGGCCGTGCCCGAGACGGCCCCGGCCGAGCCGGGCGACAGTGCCGTGCCAGTGAACCGCGCGGCGGAGGATGGCGCGGCCAGCGAGGACGGGCCCTGCGGCACGTCCCACGCCGATAGGGCAGCTGCTCGTGAGGACGCCGCTGCAGAGGAGTCCCGGCCGCGGCCCGCCTGGGCGGCGGAGGAATTCCGCTGCCTGATGTTTCGCGTGGCCGGTCTGAATCTGGCCGTGCCGCTGGCGCTGCTGGACGACGTGCTTCCCTGGCAGGACGCCCGTTGCCGCGCCGTGGCGGGGCAGGGTGCCGCGCTCATCGGGCTGCGCGAGCACCGCGGCGGGGAGCTGCGGCTGGTCGACCTGGCCGCGGTGGTGTTGCCCGCCGAGCGTCATGCCGCCCTCGGGCCGGCCGACGGCCGCCGTCTCGGCAAGCTGCTGCTGGTCGGCGGCCGTCGCTGGGGGCTGGCCTGCGAGGCCATCGTCGAGGTGATCAGCCTGTCGCCGGCCTCGGTCAAGTGGCGCAGCCACGCCGGGACGCGCCCCTGGCTGGCCGGCACGGCCATCGACCGGAGCTGTGCCCTGCTGGATGTGGAGGCCCTGGTGGGGCTGCTGGAAGGGCTGTCCGCATGA
- a CDS encoding chemotaxis protein CheW, with product MNQTAQASNSSNDAVLQCVTFRLEDETYGINVMQVQEVLRVSEIAPVPGAPDYVMGIINLRGNVVTVIDTRMRLGLPPKERDDSTRIVIIETDRHVIGIQVDAVAEVVDLNTSEIESAPSVGNDESAKYIQGVASCNDNLLILVDLNKLLSDEEWQELEGF from the coding sequence ATGAATCAAACTGCTCAGGCCAGCAACAGCAGCAACGACGCCGTGCTCCAGTGCGTCACCTTTCGCCTGGAGGACGAGACCTACGGCATCAACGTGATGCAGGTGCAGGAGGTGCTGCGTGTCTCCGAGATCGCGCCGGTGCCCGGGGCGCCGGATTACGTGATGGGCATCATCAACCTGCGCGGCAACGTGGTGACGGTGATCGATACCCGCATGCGTCTGGGGTTGCCGCCCAAGGAGCGGGACGATTCGACCCGTATCGTGATCATCGAGACCGACCGCCATGTGATCGGCATCCAGGTCGACGCCGTGGCCGAGGTGGTCGATCTGAACACTTCTGAGATCGAGTCGGCGCCCAGCGTGGGCAATGACGAGAGCGCCAAGTACATCCAGGGTGTGGCCAGCTGCAACGACAATCTGCTGATCCTCGTCGACCTGAACAAGCTGCTCAGCGACGAGGAATGGCAGGAGCTGGAAGGGTTCTGA